In Flexistipes sp., the following proteins share a genomic window:
- a CDS encoding ABC transporter ATP-binding protein produces MEKNLIELKNLTKTFKAYDSSFKTSKTHITATDDITLQIKKADSLGIVGESGSGKTTLANLIAGILPPDSGKILYKNRDIISSREKLFREYRKNVQMIFQDPYSSLNPKLKIYSTLKDGIKRHITKDKKEIYSRCVELMEMVGLTEKHLFRYPHQFSGGQMQRISIARALSIEPEIVVADEPVSSLDVSIQAQILNLLQKLRKESGKTLLLIAHDLAIVNFLCDEILVMYKGMVLEYGKSSEVIKNPLHPYTKNLLEATTKKDIKKVTTETTGLCPYASRCKFFMDICRNELYKYQATETHYALCNLYK; encoded by the coding sequence ATGGAAAAAAACCTTATCGAACTGAAAAATTTAACCAAAACATTTAAAGCCTACGATTCTTCATTCAAAACATCCAAAACCCATATAACGGCAACGGACGATATCACCCTGCAAATCAAAAAGGCAGATTCTCTCGGAATTGTGGGTGAATCCGGAAGCGGCAAAACAACTCTGGCCAACCTTATAGCCGGCATACTCCCCCCTGATAGTGGAAAAATTTTATATAAAAATAGAGACATAATATCATCCAGAGAAAAACTTTTCAGGGAATACAGAAAAAATGTTCAGATGATATTCCAGGATCCCTATTCCAGTCTTAATCCCAAACTTAAAATATATTCAACCCTTAAAGACGGTATAAAAAGACACATAACCAAAGATAAAAAGGAAATATATTCCCGTTGCGTTGAACTTATGGAGATGGTTGGGTTAACTGAAAAACATCTGTTTCGGTATCCCCATCAGTTTTCCGGCGGTCAGATGCAGCGTATATCCATAGCCAGGGCTCTCAGCATAGAACCTGAAATTGTTGTGGCCGACGAGCCGGTAAGCTCACTGGATGTTTCCATACAGGCCCAGATTTTAAATCTGCTGCAAAAGCTGCGGAAAGAAAGCGGCAAAACACTGCTTCTCATAGCCCATGATTTGGCAATTGTAAATTTTCTATGCGATGAGATTCTTGTTATGTATAAAGGGATGGTTCTGGAATACGGCAAATCAAGTGAAGTAATAAAAAATCCTCTTCACCCCTATACCAAAAACCTTCTGGAGGCAACAACAAAAAAAGATATAAAAAAAGTGACAACGGAAACCACAGGCTTATGCCCATATGCAAGCAGGTGTAAGTTTTTTATGGACATATGCAGAAACGAACTGTACAAATATCAGGCCACCGAGACCCATTATGCTCTGTGTAATTTATACAAATAA
- a CDS encoding long-chain-fatty-acid--CoA ligase — protein MKFNNISDMFQTQVDRFGNKKYILFQDKTYTYSQANKLINQIAAKLLDIGLKTGERVGILLENSPEFILSFLAVMKAGGIAVPINTFFKEEEIAYILNDCEARFLFSSSQFAGEIKNMQELVQSLDNILTFEDLELESGEKTLNIYNELSNMDDSDFPANQSLDDTAILIYTSGTTGYPKGAILSHKNLLSNVDGCARAFKIARKDRFLLFLPMFHSYAFTTCVMLPTYCGCSIIILSSVLELRKKSFKNILIFKRPTFFLGVPQVYSALTKSKMPQWFIKFIYPVKIHVSGGAPLPEETLNNFVEKFKKPIIEGYGLSEASPVVSVNRLDWQKPYSVGRPLPDVKVKVVDEEEEEVPVGEVGELIVKGPNVMKGYWKMQEATYNTIRNGWLFTGDMAKVDEDGFIYIVDRKKDLIIVKGINVYPRQIEELLYAFENVEAAAVIGIKDKVSGEVPVAYVMPKEGETIDTHEIREYLKKHLANFKLPRHIYVKDELPMTATGKVLKRKLKEQIKDSVKR, from the coding sequence ATGAAGTTCAATAATATCAGTGATATGTTTCAAACACAAGTTGACAGATTTGGAAACAAAAAATACATACTTTTTCAGGATAAGACTTATACATACTCTCAGGCCAATAAACTTATAAATCAAATAGCTGCAAAGCTTTTGGATATTGGGTTAAAAACCGGTGAGAGGGTTGGAATACTTCTGGAAAATTCTCCGGAATTTATACTGAGTTTTTTGGCCGTTATGAAGGCCGGCGGTATTGCAGTGCCTATCAACACTTTTTTTAAAGAGGAAGAAATAGCTTATATCCTGAATGACTGCGAAGCCCGTTTTCTTTTTTCATCAAGTCAGTTTGCCGGTGAAATAAAAAACATGCAGGAGCTTGTGCAATCCCTCGATAACATATTAACATTTGAAGATCTTGAACTTGAAAGCGGTGAAAAAACGCTGAATATTTATAATGAATTATCAAACATGGACGACAGTGATTTCCCGGCTAATCAGTCTCTGGATGACACTGCAATCCTCATATATACATCCGGCACTACAGGCTATCCAAAAGGTGCAATACTATCGCACAAAAACCTGCTTTCCAATGTTGATGGCTGTGCAAGAGCCTTCAAAATTGCACGCAAGGACAGATTCCTGCTTTTTCTGCCGATGTTTCACTCATATGCTTTTACAACCTGTGTTATGCTGCCTACATACTGTGGATGTTCAATCATAATCCTCAGCTCTGTACTTGAACTCAGAAAAAAATCCTTCAAAAATATACTTATATTCAAAAGACCAACATTTTTCCTGGGTGTTCCCCAGGTATACTCTGCGCTCACAAAGTCCAAAATGCCCCAGTGGTTTATAAAATTTATATATCCGGTAAAAATCCATGTGAGTGGAGGAGCACCCCTTCCTGAGGAAACATTGAATAATTTTGTGGAAAAATTTAAAAAACCAATAATAGAAGGGTACGGTTTATCCGAGGCTTCCCCCGTTGTATCCGTTAACAGGCTTGACTGGCAAAAACCCTATTCTGTGGGCAGACCGCTGCCGGATGTTAAAGTTAAAGTGGTTGATGAAGAAGAAGAGGAAGTGCCGGTGGGAGAAGTCGGGGAACTGATTGTTAAAGGACCTAATGTCATGAAAGGATACTGGAAAATGCAGGAAGCCACATATAATACAATAAGAAACGGATGGCTTTTTACCGGTGATATGGCAAAGGTGGATGAAGACGGATTTATCTACATCGTCGACAGAAAGAAAGATCTGATTATTGTAAAGGGGATCAATGTTTACCCCAGACAAATCGAAGAGCTTTTATATGCTTTTGAGAATGTAGAAGCAGCTGCAGTAATCGGAATAAAAGATAAAGTAAGCGGCGAAGTGCCTGTAGCTTATGTCATGCCAAAAGAAGGGGAAACAATAGACACCCACGAAATAAGAGAGTACCTGAAAAAGCATCTGGCCAACTTTAAACTCCCCAGGCATATATACGTAAAAGATGAACTGCCTATGACGGCAACGGGTAAAGTTTTAAAAAGAAAACTTAAAGAGCAGATTAAAGACAGTGTTAAGCGCTAA
- a CDS encoding Maf family protein: protein MYQKIILASGSPRRRELFTKLGINFQYTTSTVKENLDEKIPPEKLVMKIATMKAYNVSNIYTEAFIIGADTVIYFEDNIIGKPSDENDARETLRMLSGKKHEVYTGVAIVNKNKSICERLFQKTEVYFKKLSEPLIDWYINSDEPMDKAGSYGIQGKGSLLVEKIVGDYDNVVGLPVGKVMETFTRLNLAPFGGFSHEVQ, encoded by the coding sequence ATGTATCAAAAAATTATTCTTGCCAGCGGTTCCCCCCGCAGAAGGGAACTTTTTACAAAACTGGGGATAAATTTCCAATATACTACTTCCACAGTAAAAGAAAATCTGGACGAAAAAATCCCTCCGGAAAAATTAGTTATGAAAATTGCAACTATGAAAGCTTACAATGTAAGCAATATTTACACTGAAGCTTTCATTATAGGAGCCGATACCGTCATCTATTTTGAGGATAATATAATCGGCAAACCCAGTGATGAAAATGATGCCAGAGAAACGCTGAGGATGCTGAGCGGGAAAAAACATGAGGTTTATACCGGTGTGGCAATAGTTAACAAGAACAAAAGTATTTGCGAACGGCTCTTTCAAAAAACAGAAGTATATTTCAAGAAACTTTCCGAGCCCCTTATCGACTGGTATATAAATTCGGACGAACCGATGGATAAAGCCGGCTCTTACGGCATCCAGGGAAAGGGAAGCCTTCTTGTGGAAAAGATTGTCGGCGACTATGATAATGTTGTGGGCCTGCCTGTGGGCAAAGTAATGGAAACATTCACCAGGCTTAACCTGGCTCCTTTCGGAGGTTTTAGTCATGAAGTTCAATAA
- a CDS encoding Gx transporter family protein has product MQYPDKIAKIGLYSAFAIILGVAENFFPLPVPGVKLGLANIGVLMALYSLTFFDTLIVVFLKSVFVGIFGGNVVIKVLLSLPSTLTAALVMFLYIRLTGRFTSPVSASALGGVIHIVCQFIILKIFIIKNLAIYSFLPYFSLLSIFTGMLTGYLTCLILKHTIIGTK; this is encoded by the coding sequence ATGCAATATCCAGATAAAATCGCCAAAATAGGTTTGTACTCGGCTTTTGCAATAATTCTCGGCGTGGCGGAAAATTTCTTTCCTCTGCCTGTGCCAGGAGTAAAACTCGGTCTTGCCAATATCGGTGTCTTGATGGCTTTGTACTCCTTAACATTCTTTGATACGCTGATTGTTGTATTTTTAAAATCTGTATTTGTAGGCATTTTTGGCGGAAACGTTGTTATCAAAGTACTTCTAAGTCTTCCTTCCACACTTACAGCAGCCTTGGTTATGTTTTTATATATCAGATTAACCGGCAGATTCACCTCTCCCGTTTCAGCCTCTGCCCTCGGAGGTGTGATTCATATCGTCTGTCAGTTCATCATTCTTAAAATTTTTATAATAAAAAATCTTGCAATATATTCATTTTTGCCTTATTTCTCATTATTATCCATATTTACAGGTATGTTAACAGGCTATTTAACCTGTTTAATACTAAAACACACAATTATCGGTACAAAATAA
- a CDS encoding NusG domain II-containing protein: MKYPTKADLFVILLLIAACLYPLTAKNGSTGKKSLFLLIGQKQYEIPFEDGIIDLNSKYNVNMILEIKDKKARFIKSDCPDKLCIKYGWVNNCAEMAVCVPNKAAVQIKCEKNGNIDAISR; this comes from the coding sequence ATGAAATATCCGACTAAAGCCGACTTGTTTGTAATTCTGCTTCTCATAGCCGCATGTCTTTATCCCTTAACGGCAAAAAACGGCTCCACCGGTAAAAAAAGTTTATTTCTGCTAATCGGCCAAAAACAATACGAAATTCCTTTTGAAGACGGTATAATTGACCTGAACAGTAAATACAATGTAAACATGATACTTGAGATAAAGGATAAAAAAGCACGATTTATAAAATCGGACTGTCCGGACAAACTATGTATAAAATACGGCTGGGTTAACAACTGCGCTGAAATGGCCGTCTGTGTACCCAATAAAGCCGCGGTGCAGATTAAGTGCGAAAAAAACGGGAATATAGATGCAATATCCAGATAA
- a CDS encoding FAD:protein FMN transferase, translating to MRQVGKGNNLLMDKFAKIITAFLFVLIVSVISGCRDSKQYNTRSFYEMGTIVNITLGSKNDNIINELNRKMKSWEKEVSRFAEKVNNAKSGQSIPVPGIIYNLLQKAEYYKKQSNKKFDITIATISSLYGFPKGPFRIPDNETIQNKSDDVGFSNLVFDKTSLSKKTQLKIDMGAYAKGYIVDKGIEFLKSEGIKSAMINAGGDLYALGNKKNRKWHIAIKNPDNKTKFLSIIALKNKAVATSGNYERFFEKNGKRYTHIFDSTTLQTANNYKSISVIADTVERSDGLATVYYLMDINKIKELCKKEKTPVLVYTLKSKKIKLCGWQGYEISD from the coding sequence GTGCGGCAAGTTGGTAAAGGCAATAATCTGTTGATGGATAAATTTGCAAAAATAATCACAGCATTTTTATTTGTCCTCATTGTATCAGTTATTTCAGGATGCAGAGACAGCAAGCAGTACAATACCCGTTCCTTTTATGAAATGGGTACAATTGTCAATATTACATTAGGCAGCAAGAATGATAATATCATCAACGAATTAAACAGAAAGATGAAATCCTGGGAAAAAGAAGTATCCCGATTTGCAGAGAAAGTGAACAATGCAAAATCCGGACAAAGCATCCCAGTTCCCGGAATAATTTACAATCTGCTGCAAAAAGCAGAATACTACAAAAAACAGAGCAATAAAAAATTTGATATAACAATTGCAACAATAAGCAGTTTATACGGATTCCCGAAAGGACCTTTTCGGATACCGGACAACGAAACAATACAAAATAAATCTGACGATGTCGGATTTTCAAATCTTGTTTTTGACAAAACAAGTCTCAGCAAAAAAACACAACTGAAAATAGATATGGGAGCTTATGCCAAAGGATATATTGTTGACAAAGGAATAGAATTTTTAAAGTCAGAGGGGATAAAATCGGCAATGATAAATGCCGGCGGGGATTTGTACGCTTTGGGAAACAAGAAAAACAGGAAATGGCATATTGCCATTAAAAACCCTGATAACAAGACAAAATTTCTTTCCATTATAGCACTGAAAAACAAAGCGGTTGCCACAAGCGGTAATTACGAAAGATTTTTTGAAAAAAACGGAAAAAGATACACCCATATTTTTGATTCAACAACACTGCAAACGGCAAATAATTACAAAAGTATCAGTGTAATAGCTGATACGGTTGAGAGATCTGACGGGCTTGCTACAGTTTACTACCTGATGGATATCAATAAAATAAAAGAATTATGCAAGAAAGAAAAAACACCTGTACTTGTCTACACTCTTAAATCAAAAAAGATAAAACTTTGCGGCTGGCAGGGATATGAAATATCCGACTAA
- the amrS gene encoding AmmeMemoRadiSam system radical SAM enzyme, with protein sequence MDVEAKFYQKLGDSKVQCNLCHHHCRVADGKSGICLIRQNKGGTLYQTSYEEITSINVDPVEKKPLYHFYPGSDILSIGTNGCNLKCPFCQNWQISTQITPRETLKIEQAVDIARRNKTIGVAYTYNEPIIWYEFVLDCMKEFRKAGLKNVLVTNGCINREPLEKLAEFTDAVNVDMKGFSDDFYKWVNGSFSLAKQTIKYLIENNIHTELTNLIIPTKNDDPDEFSSMCQWIADLSPDIPLHISRYFPCYKCDIEQTPPSTMRQLYHIAKEKLNYVYAGNINLTDNNGESTSNTICPSCSTTLIKRTGYNTKSYIKDSRCPECGKLVKAIIC encoded by the coding sequence ATGGATGTTGAGGCAAAATTTTACCAAAAACTCGGGGATAGCAAAGTACAATGCAATCTATGCCACCACCACTGCCGTGTTGCCGATGGAAAATCCGGAATCTGCCTTATAAGGCAGAATAAAGGCGGCACACTTTATCAAACCTCGTACGAAGAAATTACATCGATAAATGTTGATCCTGTGGAAAAAAAGCCGCTTTATCATTTTTATCCAGGATCCGACATCCTTTCAATAGGCACAAACGGGTGCAACTTAAAGTGCCCTTTCTGCCAAAACTGGCAGATAAGCACCCAAATAACACCCAGAGAAACACTTAAAATCGAACAGGCTGTTGATATTGCCAGGAGAAACAAGACAATAGGAGTAGCCTATACATACAATGAACCGATAATCTGGTATGAATTTGTTCTGGACTGTATGAAAGAGTTCAGGAAGGCCGGTCTCAAAAATGTACTTGTTACCAACGGCTGTATTAATAGAGAGCCGCTGGAAAAACTTGCAGAATTCACAGACGCTGTAAATGTTGATATGAAAGGATTTTCCGACGATTTTTACAAATGGGTTAACGGCAGTTTTAGTTTGGCAAAACAGACAATAAAATATCTTATCGAAAATAACATTCATACCGAACTCACAAATCTTATAATTCCGACAAAAAATGACGATCCTGACGAATTCTCAAGTATGTGCCAATGGATAGCGGATTTGAGTCCGGACATCCCACTGCATATTTCAAGATATTTCCCATGTTACAAGTGCGATATAGAACAGACTCCTCCTTCAACAATGAGACAGCTTTACCACATTGCAAAGGAAAAACTGAATTACGTATATGCGGGAAACATAAATCTTACTGATAACAACGGAGAGAGCACCAGTAATACAATTTGCCCCTCATGTTCCACTACGCTTATAAAAAGAACCGGCTACAATACTAAATCATATATAAAAGATTCCCGGTGTCCCGAGTGCGGCAAGTTGGTAAAGGCAATAATCTGTTGA
- a CDS encoding polyprenyl synthetase family protein: MNINDVYSLIEQEMNDVNSELTKNLDSEVEMVNEVASYVFESGGKRLRPVFLVLAAKLAGYNGNRSSALSGVVEYIHTATLIHDDVIDGAKYRRGKNSVNRVFGNDITVLCGDFLYSRAFVNLVRDGDPEIQLILANAAKTMSEGEVFQLIKTADFFLKFEDYEKIIFSKTAVLFSACCEIGGILGGLDKKKVSALKDFGKYVGLAFQMSDDILDYLGNPDYTGKNPGTDLKEGKMTLPMILLRQCLKKDEIKIIRDIFTSEDYSDKNLEYILTLMQNNNIKEKAEKFVDDYIFKAKTLLNEFDDNPYKDSLLLLADYMVKRDR; encoded by the coding sequence ATGAACATAAACGATGTGTACTCGTTGATTGAACAGGAAATGAACGATGTCAACTCAGAACTCACAAAAAACCTGGATTCTGAAGTCGAGATGGTCAATGAAGTCGCTTCTTATGTTTTTGAAAGCGGCGGCAAGAGACTGAGACCCGTTTTTTTAGTTCTGGCAGCGAAATTAGCAGGATATAACGGCAACAGGTCATCGGCGCTCAGCGGTGTTGTGGAATATATACATACTGCAACACTTATACATGACGATGTTATAGACGGAGCAAAATACAGAAGAGGCAAAAACAGTGTAAACAGGGTTTTCGGTAACGATATCACCGTATTGTGCGGAGATTTCCTATATTCAAGGGCTTTTGTAAATCTTGTAAGAGACGGAGACCCGGAAATCCAGTTAATCCTTGCCAATGCTGCAAAAACAATGAGCGAGGGAGAGGTTTTCCAGTTAATCAAAACTGCGGACTTTTTTCTCAAATTTGAAGATTACGAAAAAATCATCTTCAGCAAGACAGCTGTACTTTTTTCCGCTTGTTGTGAAATCGGAGGTATTTTGGGAGGACTGGACAAAAAGAAAGTCTCAGCTTTAAAAGACTTTGGCAAATATGTCGGTCTGGCTTTCCAGATGAGCGATGATATTTTGGATTATCTGGGGAATCCGGACTACACCGGCAAAAATCCCGGTACTGATCTTAAAGAGGGGAAAATGACTCTGCCGATGATACTTCTCCGACAATGTCTGAAAAAGGATGAAATAAAGATTATCAGGGATATATTTACAAGTGAAGATTATTCGGATAAAAATCTGGAGTATATATTGACCCTGATGCAAAACAACAATATCAAGGAAAAGGCTGAAAAATTTGTAGATGATTATATATTTAAAGCCAAGACGTTGCTTAACGAATTTGATGATAACCCATATAAGGATTCCCTGCTTTTATTAGCGGATTATATGGTGAAGAGGGATCGTTGA
- a CDS encoding Rid family detoxifying hydrolase: MRYIRTDEAPAAVGAYSQAVEQNGFLFISGQIPIDKTTAEPLNVEIKTQVQTCLNNLYNIAKNAGYSKEEIIKVTIYTTKMDKFPEINSAYAEFFGEHKPARAVVGVAALPKGVTVEIEAVCIKSS; this comes from the coding sequence ATGCGATATATAAGAACGGATGAAGCACCGGCAGCTGTTGGTGCTTACTCACAAGCTGTTGAACAGAATGGTTTCCTTTTTATTTCCGGTCAGATACCTATCGATAAAACAACTGCAGAGCCCCTTAACGTTGAAATAAAGACTCAGGTGCAAACCTGTTTGAATAACCTTTACAATATTGCAAAAAATGCCGGATATTCAAAAGAAGAAATAATAAAGGTTACTATCTATACAACCAAAATGGATAAGTTTCCGGAAATCAACAGTGCATATGCTGAATTTTTCGGCGAACATAAACCGGCAAGAGCTGTTGTCGGTGTTGCAGCTTTGCCTAAAGGGGTAACTGTTGAAATTGAGGCTGTGTGTATTAAAAGCAGCTGA